The following are encoded together in the Desulfococcus multivorans genome:
- a CDS encoding NAD(P)H-hydrate dehydratase, whose translation MSKILGIVGTVPDPQFPLTHGQIRLVDGHLRMNGRNIPVNRGTPALAAAALKASEWLGGAEVYAFLVGDTGEGHGSRRLYQFLERHLSEFNFAVLTFHYLQPDADWHNKVLFAVDAMKPRPILIADAGFMYAAKMSGQAPCYDFFTPDVGELAFLADEMAPHPFYTRGFILHQDGNVPDLIQRAYTHGNAAAHLVVKGKSDYIAARKQIVEVVDSPSFDAMEAIGGTGDTLTGLLTVLCGTDLKPVEAGALAAEVNRWTGHYADPNPATQVMELIDNIPRALSKAMGLNHQENIHGG comes from the coding sequence ATGTCGAAAATTTTAGGCATCGTCGGCACGGTTCCCGATCCGCAGTTTCCGCTGACCCACGGACAGATCCGCCTGGTCGACGGACATCTGCGCATGAATGGTCGAAACATACCCGTAAACCGCGGAACCCCCGCACTGGCGGCTGCCGCGCTGAAGGCTTCCGAATGGCTGGGGGGTGCGGAAGTGTACGCCTTCCTGGTGGGGGATACCGGTGAAGGGCACGGCAGCCGCCGGCTGTATCAATTTCTGGAACGGCATTTATCCGAATTTAATTTTGCGGTATTGACCTTTCATTATCTTCAGCCGGATGCGGATTGGCATAACAAGGTGTTGTTTGCGGTTGATGCGATGAAACCGCGGCCGATTCTGATTGCCGACGCCGGATTCATGTATGCCGCCAAGATGAGCGGGCAGGCACCCTGCTATGATTTTTTCACGCCGGATGTCGGTGAATTGGCGTTTCTGGCGGATGAAATGGCGCCGCATCCCTTTTACACACGAGGGTTTATTCTGCACCAGGATGGTAATGTGCCTGATTTGATCCAGCGGGCTTATACGCACGGCAATGCCGCAGCGCATCTTGTGGTAAAAGGCAAATCAGACTATATTGCGGCAAGGAAGCAGATTGTCGAAGTCGTGGATTCCCCCTCTTTTGATGCCATGGAGGCCATCGGCGGTACGGGGGATACCCTGACCGGTCTGCTGACCGTCCTGTGCGGCACGGATCTGAAACCGGTGGAAGCCGGGGCGCTGGCCGCTGAAGTCAATCGCTGGACCGGTCACTATGCCGATCCGAATCCCGCGACTCAGGTTATGGAACTGATCGACAACATTCCACGGGCGTTGTCAAAAGCAATGGGCTTAAACCATCAGGAGAATATCCATGGCGGATAA